Proteins from a single region of Haloterrigena alkaliphila:
- a CDS encoding acyl-CoA dehydrogenase family protein: MNYADSDRAQELADRAHELMEEVVLPIERERPGGMGISSGTVAELREAAREYDVYAPQIAEEYGGMGESFRDALPVFEEAGRSLLGAVAMRVDAPDEGNMHLLELAGDDLQKETYLEPLVKGELSSGFSMTEPLQGAGSDPKMIQTTAEKEGDEWVIDGHKWWTSNGVEADVLIVLARTDPDAHPYEGCSLFLVPAEADGVEVVRDVPHMGGETLGASHAEILYENVRVPEEHLLGELNQGFTHAQERLGPARLTHCMRFSGMAQRALDIAKAYTSEREGFGSTLSDKQSLRYRIADAETRLHVARTAIRDAADRIAAGEEARIPVSMCKVFTANVTQEAIDLAVQCCGANGIGKDLPLAEFYQSVRKFRIVDGADEVHRRVIARDAFEDVPNEELEALTRFGDPNTRREGGH; this comes from the coding sequence ATGAACTACGCTGATTCCGATCGAGCACAGGAGCTCGCCGACCGCGCCCACGAATTGATGGAGGAGGTCGTCCTCCCCATCGAGCGCGAGCGACCCGGCGGCATGGGCATCTCGAGTGGCACCGTCGCGGAGCTCCGGGAGGCCGCCCGCGAGTACGATGTCTACGCGCCCCAGATCGCCGAGGAGTACGGTGGGATGGGCGAGAGTTTCCGGGACGCGCTGCCCGTCTTCGAGGAGGCCGGCCGCAGCCTGCTCGGTGCCGTGGCGATGCGCGTCGACGCCCCCGACGAGGGGAACATGCACCTGCTGGAACTGGCGGGCGACGACCTCCAGAAGGAGACGTACCTCGAGCCCCTCGTGAAGGGCGAGCTCTCGTCGGGGTTCTCGATGACCGAACCGCTGCAGGGGGCCGGATCGGACCCGAAGATGATCCAGACTACCGCGGAGAAAGAGGGCGACGAGTGGGTCATCGACGGCCACAAGTGGTGGACGTCCAACGGCGTCGAGGCAGACGTCCTGATCGTCCTCGCGCGAACCGATCCGGACGCCCACCCCTACGAGGGCTGCTCGCTGTTCCTCGTTCCCGCGGAGGCCGACGGCGTCGAGGTCGTCCGCGACGTCCCACACATGGGCGGCGAGACGCTCGGCGCCTCCCACGCCGAGATCCTCTACGAGAACGTCCGCGTCCCCGAGGAACACCTGCTGGGGGAACTGAACCAGGGCTTTACCCACGCGCAGGAACGGCTCGGCCCCGCGCGGCTGACCCACTGTATGCGCTTCTCCGGGATGGCCCAGCGCGCGCTCGACATCGCGAAGGCCTACACCAGCGAACGCGAGGGATTCGGCTCGACGCTCTCGGATAAGCAGTCGCTGCGCTACCGCATCGCCGACGCCGAAACGCGACTCCACGTCGCCCGCACCGCCATCCGCGACGCGGCCGACCGAATCGCCGCGGGCGAGGAGGCCCGCATCCCCGTCTCGATGTGTAAGGTCTTCACCGCGAACGTCACCCAGGAGGCGATCGACCTCGCCGTCCAGTGCTGTGGCGCCAACGGCATCGGAAAGGACCTCCCGCTGGCCGAGTTCTACCAGTCCGTCCGCAAGTTCCGCATCGTCGACGGCGCCGACGAGGTCCACCGCCGCGTCATCGCCCGCGACGCCTTCGAGGACGTGCCGAACGAGGAACTCGAGGCCCTGACCCGGTTCGGCGATCCGAACACGCGACGCGAGGGCGGTCACTGA
- a CDS encoding SDR family NAD(P)-dependent oxidoreductase: MTDQFSLEDRVAVVTGGGRGIGRAIATELAAAGAAVVPSARSRGEIEAVASEIEDDGGEALAVAADVTDPDAVDDVIERTADAFGGIDVVVNNAGFNPDDALGRPEDVETESLDRVLDVNLNGAYEVTHAAADHLLESGGGSVINVASVGGLVGLPRQHPYVASKHGLVGLTKSMSLDWAPDVRVNAVAPGYVSTELTEDLESNDRLRQSIIDRTPLERFADPEEIAGPVVFLASDAASYVTGTCLSIDGGWTAR; the protein is encoded by the coding sequence ATGACCGACCAGTTCAGCCTCGAGGACCGCGTCGCGGTGGTCACCGGCGGGGGCCGCGGCATCGGTCGCGCCATCGCGACCGAACTCGCCGCGGCCGGCGCCGCGGTCGTCCCCTCCGCGCGCTCCCGCGGCGAGATAGAGGCCGTCGCCAGCGAAATCGAGGACGACGGCGGCGAGGCACTCGCCGTGGCTGCGGACGTAACGGATCCCGACGCGGTGGACGACGTGATCGAACGAACGGCCGACGCGTTCGGGGGCATCGACGTCGTCGTCAATAATGCCGGCTTCAACCCCGACGATGCGCTCGGGCGCCCGGAGGACGTCGAGACCGAGTCCCTCGATCGGGTGCTCGACGTCAACCTCAACGGCGCCTACGAGGTGACACATGCGGCCGCCGACCACCTCCTCGAGAGCGGCGGTGGGTCGGTGATCAACGTCGCGAGCGTCGGCGGTCTGGTCGGACTTCCCCGCCAGCATCCCTACGTCGCCTCGAAACACGGGCTGGTCGGCCTCACCAAGAGCATGTCCCTGGACTGGGCCCCCGACGTCAGGGTTAACGCCGTCGCGCCCGGCTACGTCTCGACGGAACTCACCGAGGACCTCGAGTCGAACGATCGCCTTCGACAGTCGATTATCGATCGCACGCCCCTCGAGCGCTTCGCTGACCCCGAGGAGATCGCCGGGCCCGTCGTCTTCCTCGCCAGCGACGCGGCGAGTTACGTCACCGGCACCTGTCTGTCGATCGACGGCGGCTGGACCGCCCGATAA
- a CDS encoding ATPase, T2SS/T4P/T4SS family produces MAIDEADQSDAGDFSEGEASDPASADDRSHESDGDSDSNGGVRVGEYTWEDYMEEYGYGDDASVLYPDEPAGAGADDQLGLDTDEGSAHTVPSGDDWNQVDFDPESHLGYHPDDLDSSVLPIAGDNAEELREIFLEYVDPETTPVVKDEWTWEHYKWEYYYEDDGSRPRDKNGEIVRHDEEEALGFDPDALEQRLFAGDEAAMELDELVEERTVNVEEDLDEDEFFSTVDGNTTVSNRYDLEKAVPFEKKTHFQEVERYWVNKPYAYVVIFHSDKENEKKYYMVEPYLNEIEIELQEFLSGKLRTAIKYSDEGIKEKATEDGRRTVIEDEARRLLKRYDLFEKTSGSTQESVLDTLRNLLDDDEDVDDEERSGPDPLEGIEVRPEPAILEDDPDTLNEYQVEKLLYLLKRNFIGYERIDGIKHDINVEDISVDGYNSPVFVYHSEYEQIISNIYHGEDELDDFVVKLAQRSGKGISKRLPQVDATLPDGSRAQLTLGKEVSDHGTNYTIRQFKDVPFTPIDLINWNTFSLDEMAFLWLCIENHKSLIFAGGTASGKTTSLNAVSLFIPSSAKIVSIEDTREVELPQRNWIASVTRPSFADDEQGDVDEFDLLEAALRQRPDYIVMGEIRGEEGRTLFQVMSTGHTTYTTFHADSVDEVLKRFTTDPINVSKTMFTALDLVSIQTQTRVQGRKVRRNKSLTEINHYEAEHDEINVQDVYQWQAETDEYLKMGDSNTLEEIQFDRGWSTEKLEDELFKRQVILAYLIKNGLNTYAEVAATVQAFINDPDTILTLIANGQLEDSLEDLREMESVLIDVDPEKEELVPRPEATDETYNISMDLLERAEESLFEEYRGKVPSGLASSLGEVEEDEPIEVDRADADEFDFAGAVDETAEEGEWELGDGSTDFDIDGDDEAEPAWISDDTGFDIDDGASAGAEQSAGGTAVEQSFEEASADGTADEPSSASARSGTTDGFDMAAEESAEVSGPPAPSTDAGTEPAQPATETKPPQPETETDDETDPTVFPSEDGDDADLGGLFDDMGETVDRLDDGSEPDPATEEPSTPKPDTSGFDSMFPEDDLDSIFDPDAGDETAGDFSSELETGGTAETASGDETSDEPSGIIDDGTGAGTGTGETGSIVAEGPDEPAAETDAASPTDGDGGADDSDDGGAPAGGTDETTGITDDPPRDATNGTASAAEPTSADDAAEANVANEADTAAEAEAVDETEAAAEAETMDETDGTDESASIFGDDSESDSIFSDDGDDDGDDGSLFGDDTSETETNDSIFKSSADDEQRGDDEPDGDDNEESDA; encoded by the coding sequence ATGGCTATTGACGAGGCCGACCAGTCGGATGCCGGGGACTTTTCTGAGGGGGAGGCATCCGATCCTGCGTCGGCGGACGATCGGTCTCACGAGTCGGACGGCGATTCGGACTCGAACGGGGGAGTCCGCGTCGGCGAGTACACGTGGGAAGACTACATGGAAGAGTACGGATACGGCGACGACGCGTCGGTGCTGTATCCCGACGAACCCGCCGGGGCGGGCGCGGACGATCAACTCGGACTCGACACCGACGAGGGATCGGCGCACACGGTTCCCAGCGGGGACGACTGGAATCAGGTCGACTTCGATCCCGAATCCCATCTCGGCTATCATCCCGACGATCTGGACTCGTCGGTCCTCCCGATCGCCGGGGACAACGCCGAGGAACTTCGGGAGATCTTCCTCGAGTACGTCGACCCGGAGACGACGCCGGTCGTCAAGGACGAGTGGACCTGGGAACACTACAAGTGGGAGTACTACTACGAGGACGACGGCTCCCGACCGCGGGACAAGAACGGCGAGATCGTCCGTCACGACGAGGAGGAGGCGCTCGGCTTCGATCCGGACGCGCTGGAACAGCGGCTGTTCGCCGGCGACGAGGCCGCGATGGAACTGGACGAACTCGTCGAGGAACGGACCGTCAACGTCGAGGAGGATCTCGACGAGGACGAGTTCTTCTCGACGGTCGACGGGAACACGACCGTCTCCAACCGCTACGACCTCGAGAAGGCGGTCCCCTTCGAGAAGAAGACCCACTTTCAGGAGGTCGAGCGGTACTGGGTGAACAAACCCTACGCCTACGTCGTCATCTTCCACTCCGACAAGGAAAACGAGAAGAAGTACTACATGGTCGAGCCGTACCTGAACGAGATCGAGATCGAACTCCAGGAGTTCCTCTCGGGCAAACTCAGGACGGCGATCAAGTACTCCGACGAGGGGATCAAGGAGAAGGCGACCGAGGACGGGCGCCGGACGGTCATCGAAGACGAGGCCCGACGACTGCTCAAGCGGTACGATCTCTTCGAGAAGACGTCGGGCAGCACCCAAGAGAGCGTCCTGGACACGCTACGGAACCTGCTCGACGACGACGAGGACGTCGACGACGAGGAGCGCTCGGGTCCCGACCCGCTCGAGGGCATCGAGGTCCGGCCCGAACCGGCCATCCTCGAGGACGACCCGGACACGCTGAACGAGTATCAGGTCGAGAAGCTGCTGTACCTGCTCAAGCGAAACTTCATCGGTTACGAGCGGATCGACGGGATCAAACACGACATCAACGTGGAGGACATCTCCGTCGACGGCTACAACTCGCCGGTTTTCGTCTACCACTCCGAGTACGAACAGATCATCTCGAACATCTACCACGGCGAGGACGAACTCGACGACTTCGTCGTCAAACTCGCCCAGCGCTCCGGGAAGGGGATCAGTAAACGGCTCCCGCAGGTCGACGCGACGCTGCCGGACGGGTCGCGTGCCCAGTTGACCCTCGGGAAGGAGGTGTCCGACCACGGGACCAACTACACCATCCGTCAGTTCAAGGACGTTCCCTTCACCCCGATCGACCTCATCAACTGGAACACCTTCTCGCTCGACGAGATGGCGTTCCTCTGGCTCTGTATCGAGAACCACAAGAGCCTGATCTTCGCCGGGGGGACCGCGTCCGGGAAGACGACCTCGCTGAACGCGGTCTCGCTGTTCATCCCGAGCAGCGCCAAGATCGTCTCCATCGAGGACACCCGCGAGGTCGAACTGCCCCAGCGAAACTGGATCGCCAGCGTCACGCGCCCCTCCTTCGCCGACGACGAGCAGGGCGACGTCGACGAGTTCGACCTGCTCGAGGCCGCACTCCGACAGCGCCCCGACTACATCGTCATGGGTGAGATCCGTGGGGAGGAAGGCCGGACGCTGTTCCAGGTCATGTCGACCGGTCACACGACCTACACGACCTTCCACGCCGACTCCGTCGACGAGGTGCTCAAGCGGTTTACGACCGACCCCATCAACGTCTCGAAGACGATGTTCACCGCGCTGGACCTCGTTTCGATCCAGACCCAGACCCGGGTGCAGGGGCGGAAGGTCCGCCGGAACAAGTCGCTGACCGAGATCAACCACTACGAGGCCGAACACGACGAGATCAACGTTCAGGACGTCTACCAGTGGCAGGCGGAGACGGACGAGTACCTCAAGATGGGGGACTCGAACACCTTGGAGGAGATCCAGTTCGACCGCGGATGGAGTACGGAGAAACTCGAGGATGAACTGTTCAAACGCCAGGTCATCCTCGCCTACCTCATCAAGAACGGACTCAATACGTACGCGGAGGTCGCGGCGACCGTTCAGGCGTTCATCAACGACCCCGACACGATCCTCACCCTCATCGCCAACGGGCAACTCGAGGACAGCCTCGAGGACCTTCGGGAGATGGAGAGCGTTCTGATCGACGTCGACCCGGAGAAAGAGGAACTCGTCCCGCGTCCGGAGGCGACCGACGAGACCTACAACATCTCGATGGATCTCCTCGAGCGCGCCGAGGAATCGCTGTTCGAGGAGTACCGCGGGAAGGTTCCCAGCGGACTCGCGAGCAGCCTCGGCGAGGTCGAGGAGGACGAGCCCATCGAGGTCGACCGCGCCGACGCCGACGAGTTCGACTTCGCCGGCGCCGTCGACGAGACCGCCGAGGAAGGCGAGTGGGAACTCGGCGACGGCTCGACGGATTTCGACATCGACGGGGACGACGAGGCGGAGCCCGCGTGGATCAGCGACGACACCGGGTTCGATATCGACGACGGCGCCAGCGCGGGAGCCGAGCAGTCCGCCGGTGGAACGGCCGTCGAACAATCCTTCGAGGAAGCGTCGGCGGACGGAACTGCCGACGAACCCTCGAGCGCGTCCGCCCGGAGCGGGACGACGGACGGATTCGATATGGCCGCCGAAGAATCGGCCGAAGTCAGCGGTCCGCCGGCCCCGTCGACGGACGCGGGGACGGAGCCGGCCCAGCCGGCGACCGAGACGAAGCCGCCCCAGCCGGAGACCGAGACGGACGACGAAACGGACCCGACGGTCTTCCCGTCGGAGGACGGCGACGACGCGGACCTGGGTGGGCTGTTCGACGACATGGGCGAAACGGTCGACCGACTCGACGACGGGAGCGAGCCGGATCCCGCGACGGAGGAACCGTCGACACCGAAGCCGGATACCTCCGGCTTCGATTCGATGTTCCCGGAGGACGACCTCGACTCGATCTTCGATCCCGACGCCGGCGACGAGACGGCCGGAGACTTCAGTAGCGAACTCGAGACAGGCGGGACGGCCGAGACGGCTTCCGGAGACGAGACGAGTGACGAACCGTCGGGCATCATCGACGACGGAACTGGTGCCGGGACCGGCACGGGCGAAACCGGAAGTATCGTCGCCGAAGGACCCGACGAACCGGCGGCGGAGACGGACGCCGCATCGCCGACCGACGGGGACGGCGGCGCCGACGATAGCGACGATGGCGGTGCCCCGGCCGGTGGAACCGACGAGACGACGGGGATCACGGACGATCCGCCCCGCGACGCCACTAACGGCACAGCGTCGGCCGCGGAGCCGACGTCGGCCGACGACGCGGCCGAGGCAAATGTGGCGAACGAGGCAGACACGGCGGCCGAGGCGGAAGCGGTGGACGAAACGGAAGCGGCGGCCGAGGCGGAAACGATGGACGAGACGGACGGGACCGACGAATCGGCGTCCATCTTCGGCGACGACTCCGAGTCCGATTCCATCTTCTCCGACGATGGGGACGACGACGGCGACGACGGATCGCTGTTCGGCGACGACACGAGCGAGACGGAGACGAACGATTCGATATTCAAGTCCTCCGCCGACGACGAACAGCGCGGCGATGACGAACCCGACGGCGACGACAACGAGGAGTCCGACGCATGA
- a CDS encoding type II secretion system F family protein has product MSLQTDSSGGSGEISGGSDFLGETFYPLYARLFSDDSEFANDVETKLAQARMTDTVELYLSRAIGIGCISGVALWLLGLLLGYVLFATGVIQVDEILGFPVSSEALLRLIDMLRVPALVFVTGLVFGTIGFAIGFGSLVAIPYSRASTRKREINMLLTDSVSFMYALSVGGLNQLEIIEAMAQSDDTYGEVAKEFQSIVKETEYFDVDYRTAIRKQALETPSDELSQFLTDMLSIVNSGGDMESFLEDKKEKHMRTAKQEQELTLETLELFGEMYMTLSLFPLLLIIIMVVMQMIPQATVTNSMLYMTVYGLIPVTGVGFLIMVSTVKHDEPGDGYLSMGSNDRRIDVGGDEGLLNLGLIEKFTGEHSVFDRIKNREGTYETMEVLRKPHHFFRDNPLYTMALTVPAVLVIIATAMMNGSAPMSWQAMLDNAVWGTFILVYVPLYVIAIPLAVFREWNVRHRNSVVSQLSEDLRKLSSSNDTGLTLLESLKAVSDTTNGKLAREFEMMHTKVNYGTSLKQALIEFNNKYHIPRLARTTRLITEAQEASNQISDVLRTAARASENHDDIERERKSRTRMQVVIIIMTFLTVLAVIAILKTQFIDTMAGLGGAGGDVESEAASGAGGGLSDANLSENINVDMLSVLFFHAVTMQAILSGIICGYIRDADILSGLKYSVILATIALVGWTLVA; this is encoded by the coding sequence ATGAGCCTTCAGACCGACAGTAGCGGCGGGTCGGGCGAGATCTCCGGCGGTTCCGATTTCCTCGGAGAGACGTTTTACCCCCTCTACGCTCGTCTGTTCAGCGACGACAGCGAGTTCGCCAACGACGTCGAGACGAAACTCGCACAGGCGCGGATGACCGATACGGTCGAACTCTACCTCTCGCGGGCCATCGGCATCGGCTGCATCAGCGGCGTCGCGCTGTGGTTGCTCGGCCTGTTGCTCGGCTACGTGCTGTTCGCGACCGGGGTCATCCAGGTCGACGAGATCCTCGGGTTCCCGGTCAGTAGCGAGGCCCTCCTCAGGCTCATCGATATGCTCCGGGTGCCGGCGCTGGTGTTCGTGACGGGTCTGGTCTTCGGCACGATCGGCTTCGCGATCGGGTTCGGCTCGCTCGTGGCGATCCCCTACTCGCGGGCCTCGACCCGGAAGCGCGAGATCAACATGCTGTTGACCGACTCGGTCTCGTTCATGTACGCGCTGTCGGTCGGCGGCCTGAACCAACTCGAGATCATCGAGGCGATGGCCCAGTCCGACGACACCTACGGAGAGGTGGCAAAGGAGTTCCAGAGCATCGTCAAGGAGACCGAGTACTTCGACGTCGACTACCGGACGGCGATCCGCAAGCAGGCACTGGAGACGCCCAGCGACGAACTCTCGCAGTTCCTGACGGACATGCTCTCGATCGTCAACAGCGGCGGCGACATGGAGAGCTTCCTCGAGGACAAGAAGGAAAAGCACATGCGGACCGCGAAACAGGAGCAGGAACTCACCCTCGAGACGCTCGAGTTGTTCGGCGAGATGTACATGACGCTGTCGCTGTTCCCCCTGCTCTTGATCATCATCATGGTCGTCATGCAGATGATCCCGCAGGCGACCGTCACGAACTCGATGCTCTATATGACCGTCTACGGGCTGATTCCGGTGACGGGAGTCGGCTTTCTCATCATGGTTTCGACGGTCAAACACGACGAACCGGGAGACGGCTACCTCTCGATGGGCAGCAACGACCGACGCATCGACGTCGGGGGGGACGAGGGCCTGCTCAATCTCGGCCTCATCGAGAAGTTCACGGGCGAGCACAGCGTCTTCGACCGGATCAAGAACCGCGAGGGGACCTACGAGACGATGGAAGTGCTCCGGAAGCCCCACCACTTCTTCCGGGACAACCCGCTGTACACGATGGCGCTGACGGTGCCCGCGGTGCTCGTGATCATCGCGACGGCGATGATGAACGGCTCGGCGCCGATGTCGTGGCAAGCGATGCTCGACAATGCCGTCTGGGGAACGTTCATCCTCGTCTACGTTCCGCTGTACGTCATCGCGATCCCGCTCGCGGTCTTCCGCGAGTGGAACGTCCGTCACCGCAACTCCGTCGTCAGCCAGCTGTCGGAGGACCTGCGCAAACTCTCGAGTTCGAACGACACCGGGCTGACGTTGCTCGAGTCGCTCAAGGCCGTCTCCGACACGACGAACGGGAAGCTGGCTCGCGAGTTCGAGATGATGCACACGAAGGTCAACTACGGGACGAGCCTGAAACAGGCTCTCATCGAGTTCAACAACAAGTACCACATCCCGCGGTTGGCCCGGACGACCCGGCTGATCACCGAGGCCCAGGAGGCCTCGAACCAGATCTCCGACGTGCTCCGGACGGCCGCCCGCGCCAGCGAGAACCACGACGATATCGAGCGCGAGCGCAAGTCCCGTACCCGGATGCAAGTCGTGATCATCATCATGACGTTCCTGACCGTCCTCGCCGTGATCGCGATCCTCAAGACGCAGTTCATCGATACGATGGCTGGTCTCGGGGGTGCCGGCGGCGACGTCGAGTCCGAGGCCGCCAGCGGCGCCGGCGGTGGTCTCTCCGACGCCAACCTGAGCGAGAACATCAACGTCGACATGCTCTCGGTGTTGTTCTTCCACGCGGTGACGATGCAGGCGATCCTCTCGGGGATCATCTGTGGCTACATCCGCGACGCCGACATCCTGAGCGGACTGAAGTACTCGGTCATACTGGCGACGATCGCACTCGTCGGCTGGACACTGGTGGCATAA
- a CDS encoding DUF7287 family protein produces the protein MTRNRSQTDSDRRPRTISLSLRDRGQTTQDFAVGIGVFILAIAFVFSFLPTMLTPFDSSVTGGQTAQADRIADRVVHNLSESTDRPNEIDGTEFSEDYAADDANLSTLVGLRSIDQVNIRLEHPNGSAVNDPGNWTAGSEYRNQSAASSARLVTVGDTPPGVSEPGCDPACRLVVRVW, from the coding sequence ATGACGCGCAACCGTTCCCAGACGGACTCCGACCGACGCCCGCGGACGATCTCGCTGTCCCTGCGCGATCGCGGGCAGACCACGCAGGACTTCGCGGTCGGGATCGGCGTGTTCATCCTGGCGATCGCCTTCGTCTTCTCGTTCCTGCCGACGATGTTGACCCCCTTCGACTCGTCGGTCACTGGAGGGCAGACGGCACAGGCCGATCGGATCGCGGATCGGGTCGTTCACAATCTATCTGAATCGACGGATCGGCCCAACGAGATCGACGGCACCGAGTTCAGTGAGGACTACGCTGCCGATGACGCGAACCTGTCCACACTCGTCGGTCTTCGCAGTATCGATCAGGTGAATATTCGACTCGAGCATCCGAACGGATCCGCGGTCAACGATCCTGGGAACTGGACCGCCGGGTCGGAGTATCGAAATCAATCCGCGGCCAGTTCGGCGCGCCTGGTAACTGTCGGCGACACCCCCCCGGGCGTCTCCGAGCCCGGCTGTGATCCGGCGTGTCGACTCGTCGTACGGGTATGGTGA
- a CDS encoding DUF7288 family protein: protein MQRSTSTSDERGQAYTLEGFVSAMVVLMALLFALQSVVITPTTGGVGDRTVQAQLGQEAQDALVVAATANESEGNLTEMVRYWDPAEEEFHNSSENSGTGYYKASNDTELYNEFSLGKTLNERFTERGMSYNIELVYQDQAGEFDDDHPYLVYQGESGAVTASYTVTLFESDNLTAPGHENTPIREAWEDHEYPIPPSTGEDQPVYNVVEVRVSVW, encoded by the coding sequence ATGCAACGATCTACATCGACATCCGACGAACGGGGGCAGGCCTACACCCTCGAGGGATTCGTCTCGGCGATGGTCGTCCTGATGGCCCTACTGTTCGCACTCCAGTCGGTCGTCATCACGCCGACGACCGGCGGGGTAGGCGATCGGACGGTACAGGCGCAACTGGGACAGGAGGCCCAGGACGCGCTGGTGGTCGCTGCAACGGCGAACGAGAGCGAGGGGAACCTCACGGAGATGGTTCGCTACTGGGACCCTGCCGAGGAGGAATTCCACAACTCCAGCGAAAATTCGGGGACTGGCTACTACAAGGCCTCGAACGACACGGAGTTGTACAACGAGTTCTCCCTGGGGAAGACGCTCAACGAGCGGTTCACTGAACGAGGGATGAGCTACAATATCGAACTCGTCTATCAGGATCAGGCCGGGGAATTCGACGACGATCACCCGTACCTGGTATATCAGGGTGAGTCGGGGGCGGTGACGGCGAGTTACACCGTCACACTCTTCGAGTCGGATAATCTGACGGCACCGGGTCATGAAAATACCCCCATTCGGGAGGCGTGGGAGGATCACGAGTACCCGATTCCGCCGAGTACCGGCGAGGACCAGCCGGTATACAACGTTGTGGAGGTGCGCGTATCAGTATGGTAA
- a CDS encoding DUF7266 family protein produces MIRRPHDETDRGMSIALTHILTIGITTILIAMLLMAGSTMLDTETERSTRTSLETVGERLAGEIDNVDRIANDSEEASVTLVADHPRRVANSRYSVALLEDCSGDEAPLIDSGSCIELSAHNTDVTVHVPLVTESELDTDASVSGGSIEIAYENDGSGDRHITLKEVDR; encoded by the coding sequence ATGATCCGACGACCACACGACGAGACCGACCGCGGGATGTCGATCGCGCTCACGCACATCCTGACGATCGGCATCACGACAATTCTCATCGCCATGCTCCTGATGGCCGGTAGCACGATGCTGGACACCGAGACCGAGCGGTCGACCCGGACTTCGCTCGAGACCGTCGGCGAGCGACTGGCTGGCGAGATCGACAACGTCGATCGGATCGCGAACGACAGCGAGGAGGCCAGCGTAACACTCGTCGCCGATCATCCGCGCCGGGTCGCGAACTCACGGTATTCCGTGGCGTTGCTCGAGGACTGCAGCGGTGACGAGGCGCCATTGATCGACAGTGGCTCGTGCATCGAACTATCGGCGCACAACACCGACGTGACGGTACACGTGCCGCTCGTGACAGAGAGTGAACTCGATACCGATGCATCGGTATCTGGCGGATCGATCGAAATCGCGTACGAGAACGATGGGAGTGGTGACCGCCACATCACGCTGAAGGAGGTCGACCGATGA